A portion of the Solea senegalensis isolate Sse05_10M linkage group LG17, IFAPA_SoseM_1, whole genome shotgun sequence genome contains these proteins:
- the esr2a gene encoding estrogen receptor 2a produces the protein MAAISAEKEQPLLQLQEVDSSRVRSCVLSPILGSSSPALSIDTSQPICIPSPYTDLGHDFPTIPFYSPTIFSYASPGIPDCPSVHQSLSPSLFWPGHGHMGPTVPLHRTQARPQHSQPIQSQWVELTPRDSILMSSKSARRRSQESDEGVVSSAVKADHHYCAVCHDYASGYHYGVWSCEGCKAFFKRSIQGHNDYICPATNQCTIDKNRRKSCQACRLRKCYEVGMTKCGMRKEHGSYRNPKTRRLTRLSTQGRVNGPKVLTGPAAGLTSEPHPPAALTPEQLIERIMEAEPPDIYLMKDMSGPLTEANVMMSLTNLADKELVHMISWAKKIPGFVELSLLDQVHLLECCWLEVLMMGLMWRSVDHPGKLIFSPDLSLSREEGNCVQGFVEIFDMLIAATSRVRELKLQREEYVCLKAMILLNSNMCLSSADGSEELQSRSKLLHLLDAVTDALVWAIAKTGLTFRQQYTRLAHLLMLLSHIRHVSNKGMDHLHCMKMKNMVPLYDLLLEMLDAHIMHSSRLPRCPTASTTTTAPPPPPPHQQEFTEQRATATRPPTCGKSSPNTWTPDSNRDAGEAQ, from the exons ATGGCCGCCATCTCTGCAGAGAAGGAGCAGCCCCTGCTGCAGCTACAGGAGGTGGACTCCAGCCGAGTCCGGAGCTGCGTCCTCTCCCCGATCCTTGGCTCGTCCTCTCCGGCTCTGTCCATCGACACCAGCCAGCCCATCTGCATCCCGTCGCCTTACACCGACCTCGGCCACGACTTCCCCACCATCCCGTTCTACAGCCCCACCATCTTCAGCTATGCCAGTCCCGGCATTCCGGACTGTCCCTCCGTCCACCAGTCACTGAGTCCGTCCTTGTTCTGGCCCGGGCACGGACACATGGGTCCGACCGTGCCGCTGCACCGCACCCAGGCCCGACCTCAGCACAGCCAGCCAATCCAGAGtcagtgggtggagttgacgCCTCGGGACAGCATCTTAATGAGCAG CAAGAGTGCGAGGAGGCGTTCCCAGGAGAGCGATGAGGGCGTGGTGTCGTCCGCCGTCAAAGCGGACCACCACTACTGCGCCGTGTGTCACGACTACGCCTCAGGATACCATTACGGAGTGTGGTCGTGTGAGGGCTGCAAGGCCTTTTTCAAGAGGAGCATCCAAG gACACAATGACTACATCTGTCCAGCAACAAATCAGTGCACTATAGACAAGAATCGTCGCAAGAGCTGCCAGGCCTGTCGCCTCCGAAAGTGCTACGAAGTTGGAATGACCAAGTGtg gtATGAGGAAAGAGCACGGGAGCTACAGGAACCCCAAGACGAGACGACTGACCCGTCTGTCCACGCAGGGCAGGGTGAACGGACCAAAGGTTCTGACCGGACCCGCCGCGGGTCTGACGAGCGAGCCGCATCCTCCCGCCGCGCTGACGCCCGAGCAGCTGATCGAGCGGATCATGGAGGCGGAGCCGCCGGACATATACCTCATGAAGGACATGAGTGGACCGCTGACCGAGGCCAACGTCATGATGTCGCTCACCAACCTGGCCGATAAGGAGCTGGTCCACATGATCAGCTGGGCCAAGAAGATCCCTG GTTTTGTGGAGCTCAGCCTCTTGGACCAGGTCCATCTGCTGGAGTGCTGCTGGCTGGAGGTTCTGATGATGGGACTGATGTGGAGGTCAGTGGATCATCCAGGGAAACTCATCTTCTCCCCTGACCTCAGCCTCAGCAG aGAAGAGGGCAACTGTGTGCAGGGCTTCGTGGAGATCTTCGACATGCTCATCGCTGCCACGTCCAGAGTCAGAGAGCTCAAGCTGCAGAGGGAGGAGTACGTCTGCCTCAAGGCCATGATCCTCCTCAACTCCA ACATGTGCCTCAGCTCGGCGGACGGCAGCGAGGAGCTGCAGAGTCGCTCCAAGCTGCTGCATCTTCTGGACGCCGTGACGGACGCTCTGGTGTGGGCCATCGCCAAGACCGGCCTCACCTTCCGCCAGCAGTACACTCGCCTCGCTCACCTGCTCATGCTGCTCTCACATATCCGCCATGTCAG CAACAAAGGCATGGACCACCTGCACTGCATGAAGATGAAGAACATGGTTCCTCTGTACGACCTGTTGCTGGAGATGCTGGACGCCCACATCATGCACAGCTCCCGTCTGCCTCGCTGCCCCACCGCCTCCACCACTACcaccgctcctcctcctcctcctcctcaccagcAGGAGTTCACAGAGCAGAGGGCGACTGCGACTCGACCCCCGACTTGTGGTAAAAGCTCGCCAAACACTTGGACTCCCGACAGCAACAGAGACGCGGGAGAAGCCcagtaa